GCCCGTTTATCTTTTCGAACCTCAAAAAAGCGCAAGGTTTGGACGAAATCATTCGGATCATTGTGTCGGAAGGGATGTTGGAAGCAAAAGAGTTACCAGCGGCGAAAGCGGTTGTTTAATCAAAAGGTGAGGTGAAAGTATGCGTTTATCTATAGCAAAAATATTGTCTAGCACTGTGTTTTTATTGGCGTCTGGCGCGGCACTTGCGCACCCGAGTCACGAGCACTCGGCCAGTTTTATGGCGGGTTTTGATCATCCAGTCGGTGGTTTTGATCATCTTTTGGCGATGCTGGCGATTGGTTTGTGGGCGTCCAGTTTAGGTGGTCGTGCTTTGTGGGCTATTCCTAGCGCGTTTGTTATCACCATGCTCGTGGGTGGCGGTTTAGCGGTGGCGGGTTTCAGTGTGCCATTTGTTGAGCAAGGTATTTTATTGTCAGTGATTATTTTGGGTGCCTTGGTGTTGTTTGCTAAGCGTTTGTCTACGGCAGTTTGCGTGGTGATTGCCGCGAGTTTTGCGTTATTTCACGGAGTCGCGCATGGAATGGAAATGCCGTTAAACGCGGATGGCCTGCACTATGCGCTTGGCTTTGCTGTCGCAACGGCTGGCTTGCATGTGGTTGGTCTTGGTTTTGGTCAGTGGATGGCGAAGATGGGGACGCCTTTAGTGACGAGAATGAGTGGTTCTGTGATTGCTACAGCGGGCTTGCTGCTCGCTTTTGCCTAATGCACTTTTTCCCAATAAAAGGCACACCATTTTATAGCCTAATCGCGAGATTCTATGAAGGCGACACAAAAGATCTTTAAAGTGCGACGCCACTATAACAAGTGGGTCGCCGATCAAACGATGGAGGATTACGCACTACGCTATACCTCTAAACAAGGTCATACCATGAGCATCGACCGTGTCGGTCATACGGCGCTCGGTGCGACGGCGTTTTTGGCGCTGGAAGGGTTAGCCGCGGTGATCACGCTTGCTTATGGTTTTACCAATGCTGTGGCGGCGATTCTCACGGTGCTTGCGTTGTTTTTCGTGACGGGGTTTCCTATCGCGTATTATTCGGCTAAGCACGGTTTGGACATCGATTTGCTGACGCGTGGAGCGGGTTTTGGTTATCTTGGATCGACCATTACCTCGCTGATTTACGCGACCTTCACCTTTATTTTTTTTGCGATTGAAGCCGCCATTTTGGCCTCGGCATTGGAAGTCTTGTTGGGTATTCCTTTGCAGATTGGGTATGCGTTGTCGGCTTTGTTTGTGATTCCCATTGTAACGCACGGTATCCGTGCAATTAGTCGTTTTCAAAACGGTACTCAATGGATTTGGCTGACGTTGCAAGTGGCCGCAATTGGCGTGGTGGTGACTCAGGAATATCAAAATTTTGAAGGTTGGACTCAGTATGCGCCGGTGAATTTACCGCAAAGTCAGCATTTTGATTGGATCTTATTTGGCTCGGCGGCGTCGGTGTTGTTTGCCTTAATGGCGCAGATCGGCGAGCAAGTCGATTATCTACGATTTTTCCCGAAAAAGACCAAGCAAAACCGCAAACGCTGGTGGTTTTGGTTGATATTAGCCGGTCCTGGTTGGGTGTTTATCGGCGCGATTAAAATGCTGCTAGGCTCGTTTTTGGCCTATTTGGCCATATCCGATGGCGCGACCACAATACAAGCCACCGACCCAACGTATTTGTATCAGCGTATCTTTTTCTTTTTGACCACCTCACCGACAACGGCGCTCATTCTGGCGGCGGTGTTTGTGTTTATCTGTCAGATGAAAATCAATCTGACCAACGCGTATGCCGGTTCGATTGCGTGGTCTAATTTCTTCTCGCGCTTAACCCATTCCCATCCGGGTCGAGTTGTCTGGCTGGTATTCAACGTTACCATTGCGTTATTGCTGATGGAGTTGGGCATTTATCAGGCGCTTGGCGCGATTTTGGGTGTGTTTGCGATTGCGGCGGTGAGTTGGTTAGGCAGTTTGTCGG
This genomic stretch from Marinomonas primoryensis harbors:
- a CDS encoding HupE/UreJ family protein, with amino-acid sequence MRLSIAKILSSTVFLLASGAALAHPSHEHSASFMAGFDHPVGGFDHLLAMLAIGLWASSLGGRALWAIPSAFVITMLVGGGLAVAGFSVPFVEQGILLSVIILGALVLFAKRLSTAVCVVIAASFALFHGVAHGMEMPLNADGLHYALGFAVATAGLHVVGLGFGQWMAKMGTPLVTRMSGSVIATAGLLLAFA